In Euphorbia lathyris chromosome 10, ddEupLath1.1, whole genome shotgun sequence, a single genomic region encodes these proteins:
- the LOC136209013 gene encoding pentatricopeptide repeat-containing protein At2g36240, with protein MSFKKNLPLPILRKLDRSRTPSPPPLPPLPPLPGPPPIPLIPLPTHTLTPTSHHSHLLHFLHTHLSKKPLTPHNLLLFLKSKLHYHPQFSHYDLLIFNWASKIDAFQHDHSTFEWMARTLAITNRLSGLSSLLSFMASNPCPCSDGIFSCPRIEPIFQFALNAYCKAGKLDDALIAFETMRKLIDGRPNVAVYNVLIHGYVKCGDHDKAVGIYHRLLRDRVKPDVFTFNILISSYCKNNMFDLALELFREMKEKGCSPNVVSFNTLIKGFFRERKFEKAVKMAYEMNDLGFEFSTVTCEILVDGLCREGRILEACEMLIDFSKRRALPRNFDFCGLVDKLCERRNTSEALELFDELWRNGNVPTLISCITMIDGLRKLGKIEEAYGVMERMLKEGMVSDIVTFNCLVQDLCNVGRTDDADKLRLLGSSKGLEPDEMTYYTLVYGYTKEGKRKEKEVLVNEMLDKEFIPDLATYNRLMDGFSKSRNYPK; from the coding sequence ATGTCTTTCAAGAAGAATCTTCCATTGCCCATCCTAAGAAAACTTGATCGGAGTCGGACCCCTTCACCACCGCCGCTTCCACCATTACCTCCTCTACCAGGCCCACCACCTATCCCTCTAATTCCTCTTCCTACTCATACTCTCACCCCTACATCTCACCACTCCCATCTCCTTCACTTCCTCCATACTCACCTCTCTAAAAAGCCTCTTACCCCTCATAACCTCCTCCTCTTTTTGAAATCGAAGCTCCATTACCACCCGCAATTCTCTCACTATGATCTTCTCATCTTCAATTGGGCTTCCAAAATCGACGCATTTCAACATGATCACTCGACTTTTGAATGGATGGCACGAACCCTAGCCATCACTAACCGTCTCTCTGGTCTCAGTTCTCTTCTCTCCTTCATGGCCTCGAATCCCTGCCCCTGTTCTGACGGTATATTTTCTTGCCCTAGAATTGAACCGATTTTTCAATTTGCTTTAAACGCTTACTGTAAGGCAGGCAAATTGGATGATGCATTGATTGCTTTTGAGACTATGAGGAAATTGATTGATGGAAGACCTAATGTAGCTGTTTATAATGTTCTAATTCATGGCTATGTGAAATGTGGTGATCATGATAAGGCTGTTGGGATTTATCATAGATTGTTGAGGGATAGAGTTAAGCCTGATGTGTTTACTTTCAATATCTTGATTAGTAGCTATTGTAAGAACAACATGTTTGATTTGGCTTTGGAGTTGTTTAGAGAGATGAAGGAGAAAGGATGTAGTCCTAATGTGGTTAGTTTTAATACTTTGATTAAGGGGTTTTTTAGAGAGAGGAAGTTTGAGAAAGCAGTTAAGATGGCATATGAGATGAATGACTTAGGTTTTGAGTTTTCAACTGTGACTTGTGAGATTTTGGTTGATGGACTTTGCAGGGAAGGAAGAATCTTAGAGGCTTGTGAAATGTTGATTGATTTTTCGAAACGAAGGGCGTTGCCGAGGAATTTTGATTTCTGTGGACTCGTGGATAAGCTTTGTGAGAGAAGAAATACCAGTGAAGCTTTGGAGTTGTTTGATGAGTTGTGGAGGAATGGGAATGTTCCTACTTTGATTTCTTGTATCACTATGATAGATGGTTTGAGGAAATTGGGGAAAATAGAAGAGGCATATGGGGTGATGGAAAGGATGTTGAAAGAGGGAATGGTTTCTGATATCGTGACGTTTAATTGTCTTGTTCAAGATCTTTGCAATGTGGGAAGAACGGATGATGCCGACAAGTTAAGATTATTGGGTTCTAGTAAGGGTTTAGAACCAGATGAGATGACATATTATACTTTGGTGTATGGATATACAAAAGAAGGGAAGAGGAAGGAAAAGGAAGTGTTAGTAAATGAGATGTTGGATAAGGAATTTATACCTGATCTTGCTACATATAATAGGTTGATGGATGGGTTCTCTAAATCCAGAAATTATCCGAAATAG